A genomic window from Pseudomonas cavernicola includes:
- the rlmN gene encoding 23S rRNA (adenine(2503)-C(2))-methyltransferase RlmN, producing MTEVTGKINLLGLTQPEMEQFFDSIGEKRFRAGQVMKWIHHFGVDDFDAMSNVGKALREKLKACAEIRGPEVVSEDISTDGTRKWVVRVASGSCVETVYIPQGNRGTLCVSSQAGCALDCSFCSTGKQGFNSDLTAAEVIGQVWIANKSFGSVPAKIDRAITNVVMMGMGEPLLNFDNVVAAMHLMMDDLGYGISKRKVTLSTSGVVPMIDKLGEVIDVSLALSLHAPNDELRNKLVPINKKYPLEMLLAACKRYVARLGEKRVLTIEYTLLKDVNDKPEHAEEMIALLKDVPCKINLIPFNPFPFSGYERPSNNAIRRFQDLLYKAGHNVTVRTTRGEDIDAACGQLVGQVMDRTRRSERYIAVRELSSEADTPRTAVNRT from the coding sequence ATGACTGAAGTTACCGGCAAAATCAATCTACTGGGTCTGACCCAGCCTGAAATGGAACAGTTCTTCGACTCTATCGGGGAGAAGCGTTTCCGTGCCGGTCAAGTGATGAAGTGGATTCACCACTTTGGCGTCGATGACTTCGACGCCATGAGCAATGTCGGCAAGGCCTTGCGCGAAAAGCTCAAGGCCTGCGCCGAGATTCGCGGTCCAGAGGTTGTCAGTGAAGACATTTCCACCGACGGTACCCGTAAATGGGTCGTCCGCGTGGCGTCTGGCAGCTGTGTCGAGACCGTGTATATCCCGCAAGGCAATCGCGGCACCCTCTGTGTTTCCTCACAGGCCGGTTGCGCGCTGGATTGCAGTTTCTGCTCCACCGGTAAACAAGGTTTCAATAGCGATCTCACTGCCGCCGAGGTGATCGGCCAGGTGTGGATTGCCAACAAGTCGTTCGGCAGTGTGCCGGCGAAGATCGATCGCGCCATCACCAACGTGGTGATGATGGGCATGGGCGAGCCGCTGCTGAACTTCGATAATGTGGTCGCCGCCATGCACCTGATGATGGATGACCTCGGTTATGGCATCTCCAAGCGCAAGGTGACCCTGTCCACTTCGGGCGTGGTGCCGATGATCGACAAGTTGGGCGAAGTCATCGACGTATCTCTGGCGCTTTCTTTGCACGCGCCTAACGATGAACTGCGCAACAAGCTGGTGCCGATCAACAAGAAGTACCCGCTGGAGATGTTGCTGGCTGCCTGCAAGCGTTATGTCGCACGGCTTGGCGAGAAGCGTGTGCTGACGATCGAATACACCTTGCTTAAAGATGTGAACGATAAGCCTGAGCATGCTGAGGAGATGATCGCACTTCTCAAGGATGTGCCTTGCAAGATCAATCTAATCCCGTTTAATCCCTTCCCCTTTTCCGGTTATGAGCGGCCGAGCAACAACGCCATTCGTCGCTTCCAAGACCTGCTGTATAAGGCTGGGCACAATGTCACCGTACGCACGACCCGTGGCGAAGACATTGACGCAGCTTGCGGGCAGTTGGTCGGTCAGGTCATGGACCGTACTCGGCGTAGCGAGCGCTACATTGCCGTGCGCGAGCTGAGCAGCGAGGCTGACACGCCCCGTACCGCTGTAAACCGAACCTGA